One Streptomyces sp. CG4 genomic window, TCGGCGTGACGCTCGCGGCGGCTTCCGCCACGTTCGCCACCTTCGCCGTCGCGGAGGCCAGCACCCAGGCGGCCCGCTCCGCCGCCGTCCACCGGCACGATCCGGCTCCGGTGACACAGCGGGCGGACGACCTGGACGGTCCGCTCAGCAAGACCCAGGAAGCCCAGCGCCGGGAGGCGCTGAACCAGCTCATATCGGGCAAGACCAAGGCGCAGGAGCGGGGCGGCTCCAAGGTGGTCCAGCTCAAGAGCCGCAAGGGCAAGGGCAAGTACGTCGAGCTGAGCCGCGAGAAGACCGACAAGATCTTCACGATCCTGGTGGAGTTCGGGGACAAGACCGACCCCAAGTACGGCGGCACGGCGGGCCCGCTGCACAACCGGATCGCCGCGCCGGACCGCACGCAGAACAACTCCACGGCCTGGCAGAAGGACTACAACCAGAAGCATTACCAGGACCTCTACTTCGGCACGGGGAAGAAGACCGAGTCGCTGAAGAAGTACTACGAGAAGCAGTCCTCGGGCCGCTACTCGGTCGACGGCGAGGTCTCGGACTGGGTCAAGGTCCCCTACAACGAGGCCCGTTACGGCAACAACGCCTGCGGCCAGACCAACTGCCCGGCCGTGTGGAACATCGTCAGCGACGGCCTGAACGCCTGGGTCGCCCAGCAGAAGGCGGCCGGCAAGACCGACGCCGACATCAAGAAGGACCTCGCCCAGTACGACCAGTGGGACCGCTACGACTACAACCACGACGGCAACTTCAACGAGCCCGACGGCTACATCGACCACTTCCAGATCGTGCACGCCGGCGAGGACGAGTCCGCGGGCGGCGGCGCGCAGGGCAAGGACGCGATCTGGGCCCACCGCTGGTACGCCTTCGGCACCGACAAGGGCGTCACCGGCCCCGCGGACAACAAGCTCGGCGGCGCCCAGATCGGCGACACCGGGATCTGGGTCGGCGACTACACCATCCAGCCGGAGAACGGCGGCCTCGGCGTCTTCGCCCACGAGTACGGCCACGACCTCGGCCTGCCGGACGAGTACGACACCGCCGGCGGCGACAACTCCACCGGTTTCTGGACCCTGATGTCCTCCGGCTCGTGGCTCGGCACCGGCAAGGAGTCCATCGGCAACCTGCCCGGCGACATGAACGCCTGGGACAAGCTGCAGCTCGGCTGGCTCAACTACGACACCGCGAAGGCCGGTACGCAGTCCACGCACAAGCTGGGCGTCGCCGAGTACAACACCTGGGACAAGCAGGCCCTCCTGGTCGATCTGCCGGACAAGGCGGTCACCACCACCATCACCGAGCCGGCCCAGGGGGCGACCCAGTGGTGGAGCGGCAGCGGCAACGACCTGAAGAACACGCTGACCCGGTCCGTGGACCTCACCGGCAAGTCCTCGGCCAAGCTGGACCTGGACGGCTGGTGGGCCACCGAGGACGGCTACGACTTCGTCTACACCGAGGTGTCGACCGACGGCGGCGCCAACTGGACCGCCCTGGACGGCACGGCGGACGGCCAGGCCATCCCGCGTGACGGCGGCGGCAAGCCGGCGCTGACCGGCTTCTCGAAGACGCACAAGAAACTGTCGTACGCGCTCGACGCCTACGCGGGCAAGAAGATCGACCTGCGCTTCCGCTACGCCACCGACAGCGGGGTCGCGGAGAACGGCTTCACGGCCGACGAGATCACCGTGAGCGCCGACGGCACGCCGCTCTTCTCGGACAACGCCGAGACGCAGGACGCCGGTTGGACCGCGAACGGCTTCTCCCGCATCGGCGCGTCCTTCACCAAGGACTACAAGCAGTACTACCTCGCCGAGAACCGGCAGTACGTGTCCTACGACAAGACGCTCAAGGCCGGCCCGTACAACTACGGTTCGGCCCAGCGCCCCGGCTGGGTGGAGCACTACCCGTACCAGAACGGCCTGTTGATCTGGAAGTGGGACACCTCCCAGGCGGACAACAACACCAACAGCACCAACGGCCACCCGGGTTCCGGTCTGATCCTGCCGGTCGACTCCCACCCGCAGGCTCTGAAGTGGTCCGACGGCACGCTGCTGCGCAACCGCATGCAGGCCTACGACTCCCCGTTCAGCCTGTACGGCACGGACGGCATCACGCTGCACAAGGCGGACGTCCCGACGGTGATCAGGGCCTCGAAGGGGGTGCCGGTCTTCAACGACCACACCAGCACCTACTACGACCCGGCGAACCCCGCCGGGGGCGTGAAGGTCACTGACACCAACACCAAGATCGCGATCGTCAAGCAGGCCGAGAACGGCTCGACGATCATGCTCAAGATTGGTCCAGCAGTGAACTAATCCACATTTACGCAGGTCACGCGCGTTTCGGCGGTAGCCCCTTGGCGGGTTGCCGCCGATCGTGTTTAGGTGCGTCCTGTGGATCGCTTATTGACACCGACGGAAACGGGGATGTGACCGCATGGCCGCTGGAGGCTTCTGCAAACTGCCGAACGGCACGGTCGTGGTGGCGCTGAATCTGCCCTACGACGCCGTCGGGGTGCGGGTACTGGTGCACGCCCACAACCGCGCCCGAGCCCTGACCAGGCTCCGCAATCTGGGGTTCCGCGCGATCTACCTCCGGGGGAACGCCGCGCCTCCGACGCCCGACGAGGTCACGGCGGTGCTGCACCATCCGGACGGCCTGATATGGCGTACGGCTCCCGCCGACAACGGTGTCATCGTGAACGAGCTGTGGCATCCCATCCGAGCGCTTCTTCGCAGGTCAGCGGTGGTTTAGCCGAAGTCGACGGGTGGGGGGTGCGGGTCCGGTGCCGGGGCCCGCGCCCCCGGGCCGGCCGCTCTAACCGCTTACCACCGGCTTGCCGGTGAGCTCCACTCCCGCCGCCCGCAGCTCCTCCAGCGCCCGCTCCGTCGTCTGCGGGGCGACCCCGGCCGTCAGGTCCAGCAGGACCTGGGTGCGGAAGCCCTCGCGCGCGGCGTCCAGGGCGGTGGCGCGTACGCAGTGGTCGGTGGCTATGCCCACCACGTCGACCTCGTCGATGTGCCGGGCGCGGAGCCAGTCGGCCAGCGGGACGCCGTTCTCGTCGACGCCCTCGAAGCCGCTGTAGGCGGCCGAGTACGCGCCCTTGTCGAAGACCGCGTCGATCGCGCCGGAGGCGACGGCCGGGGCGAAGTTCGGGTGGAAGCCGACGCCCTCCGTGCCCGCGACGCAGTGCGCGGGCCAGGAGTGGACGAAGTCGGGATCGTCGGCGAAGTGGCCGCCGGGGGCGATGTGGTGATCCCGGGTGGCGACCACGTGCCGGTATCCGGTGCCCGCCGCCTGGCCGATCAGTTCCGTGATCGCGGCGGCCACGTCCGCACCCCCGGCCACCGCGAGGCTGCCCCCCTCGCAGAAGTCGTTCTGCACATCTACGACGATCAAGGCGCGGCGCATGGCGGGTGTCCTTCGACTAAGAGTTAAGTAACTGAGCCTAGAGACTTCCGGGCCCGCGCGGGAGGGGGCGGGCGAGGGGGCGGAGGGCGGTCCCGCTCTAGCTACCCGACCTCCCGGTGGCGTACTCCGTCGGAATGACGGGTTCCCCTCGGGAGAGCTGTGTAGCGGAGAGCGGGAGGTTCGCCCGGGCGGCGATGTGCCGGTCCCGGGGGACGTCCAGCGGTTCACGGGCGACCACGTCGCCGCCCTTGACCAGCTCGACCAGCAGCTGGCGGTCGGCCAGCTCCGCCGGCACCGGCCCGGTGCCCACGACCTCGGCCTCCGCCACCCCGTCCGCGTCCAGCCGGCGCGCCGCCCACTTGCGGCCCCCGATGGAGGTCTTGCCGCCGCTGGACTTCTTCGCGACCGGCACCAGCGGCGCCTCGGGGTCGCCGGACTCGGCGCGGGCGACCAGCTTGTAGACCATGGAGCAGGTCGGGTGCCCGGAGCCGGTGACCAGCTGGGTGCCGACGCCGTACGCGTCCACGGGAGCGGCGGCGAGGGAGGCGATCGCGTACTCGTCCAGGTCGGAGGTCACGACGATCTTCGTGTGCGTGGCGCCCAGCTCGTCCAGCTGCTGCCGCACCCGGTGCGCCACGAGCAGCAGGTCGCCGGAGTCGATGCGGACCGCGCCCAGCTCGGGGCCGGCCACCTCCACCGCCGTACGGACGGCCTGGGCGACGTCGTAGGTGTCCACGAGCAGCGTGGTGCCCCGGCCGAGGGTCTCGACCTGGGCCTGGAAGGCGTCCCGCTCGCGGTCGTGGAGCAGGGTGAAGGCGTGGGCCGAGGTGCCGACGGTCGGGATGCCGTAGCGGAAGCCGGCCGCCAGGTCGGAGGTGGTCGCGAAGCCGCCGACGTACGCCGCCCGGGACGCGGCCACCGCCGCCAGCTCGTGGGTGCGCCGGGCGCCCATCTCGATCAGCGGGCGGTCCCCGGCGGCCGAGGCCATGCGGGAGGCGGCCGCGGCGATCGCGGAGTCGTGGTTGAGGATGGAGAGGATGACCGTCTCCAGGAGCACGCACTCGGCGAAGCTGCCCTCGACCCGCATGATCGGCGAGCCGGGGAAGTAGACCTCGCCCTCGGGGTAGCCCCAGACGTCCCCGCTGAAGCGGTAGCCGGCGAGCCACGCCAGGGTCTCCTCGTCGACGATCTTCCGCTCTCGCAGGAAGCCGAGGACGCCCGCGTCGAAACGGAAGTTCTCCACCGCGTCCAGGACGCGCCCGGTGCCGGCGACCACGCCGTAGCGGCGGCCGTTCGGCAGCCGCCGGGTGAAGACCTCGAACACGCTCCGTCGTTCGGCCGTACCGGCCTTCAGAGCGGCCTGCAGCATCGTCAGCTCGTACTGGTCCGTGAAGAGCGCCGTCGAGGGAACATCCACCGGCAGCCCAAGGTCCGCTGTGTTCATGACGAGGATGCTACCCCCATTTCGTCAGTGTGACGATTTTCGCTGAGCGTGGCAGCATGGGCACTGTGACGTCACCCGCGCCCGTAGAGATCGAACGCACCGAGTCGGCGGAGGAGGTCTTCGCCGTACCCGAACCCGACGTCCCCTGGGTCACGATCGTGCACAACGACCCGGTCAACCTCATGAGCTATGTGACGTACGTCTTCCAGTCGTACTTCGGCTACAGCAAGGACAAGGCCACCAAGCTCATGCTCGACGTCCACCACAAGGGCCGGGCGGTCGTCTCCAGCGGGAGCCGCGAGGAGATGGAGCGCGACGTGCAGGCGATGCACGGCTACGGTCTGTGGGCCACCCTGCAGCAGGACCGGAAGTAGCGAACCCATTTACATGCCCGGACATTTCGAACCGCTCCCCGGCGGCGGCGCGGCCGTCGCGCTCGACGACGTCGAGATCTCCATCATCCGGTCGCTGGCCGTCCAGCTCCTGGAGCTGATCGGTCCCGGCCCCGGTGCCGACTCCCCCAAGGACCCGCTCGCCGAGCTGTTCGCGGAGGGCCCGAGCGAGCCGCCCGCCGATCCGGTGCTGCGCCGGCTCTTCCCGGATGCCTACAGCGACCCGGAGAAGGCCCCGGACTCGCCCGCCGACGCGGAGGAGCGGCTGGCCCACTCCGCCGAGTTCCGCCGCTACACCGAGAACGACCTGAGGGCCGGCAAGCGCGAGAACGCACTCGCGGTGATCCGCACCCTGGACGCGCTCTCCCCGGTGGACGAGGGCGGGGCGGTGCTGAAGCTGGCTCCCGAGGAGTCCCGGCAGTGGCTCAGCGCCCTCAACGACCTGCGGCTGGCGATCGGCACCCGGCTGGAGATCACCGAGGAGGACGACACCGATCTCCTGTACCGGCTCCCCGACGAGGACCCCCGCAAGCCGATGGTCATGGCCTATCTGTGGCTGGGCGGGCTCCAGGAGACCTTGGTCGGCACGCTGATGCCGTGAAGACGGCTTTTGCGGTGCACGAGTGTTCGCTCAGCGGACGCTCAAATCCGGATAACGATCCCGTCACCGTTGCGGCCGGTTTTGCCGCGTTCGGGCGTTCTTTGTCCGCTTTTCCCTGTGTGATGGGTCACAACCCGTCCCGGTGATCAGTATTGCGGCCGTGATAAATCTTCACGATCGCCCGGCCGACACCACCCACGTCCGGCCGGGTGCGCCACCGAGCCGACGACCGTCGGCCAGGCAGACAACTCCAGCATCCGGGGGGATCGAAACCCGATCCGAGGCCGACGAAAGGCCCGGGTCGGCATGGAGAAAGGCGCACCACACATGACCTCAGCGCAGGTCGACCAGCATCGCGACGGCGAAGAGGCCGTGCGGACCGCGGACGGCGAGGGCGGCGAGGGGTATCAGCGCGGGCTCGGGTCCCGCCAGATCCAGATGATCGCCATCGGCGGTGCCATCGGCACCGGCCTGTTCCTCGGCGCCGGCAAGGGCATTTCCAAGGCCGGCCCCAGCCTGATCCTGGCGTACGCCATCGCGGGTCTCGTGATCTTCCTGATCATGCGGGCGCTCGGCGAGCTGCTGATGTACCGCCCGGTGTCGGGTTCGTTCTCCGAGTACGCGCGCGAGTTCATCGGCCCCTTCGCGGGCTTCGTCACCGGCTGGACGTACTGGCTGTTCTGGGTGGTCACCGGCATCACCGAGGTCACGGCCGCGGCCGCCTACATGACGTACTGGTTCGACATCCCGCAGTGGGTCTCGGCGCTGATCTTCACGATCGTGCTGTACGCCGCCAACCTGATCTCCGTGAAGCTCTTCGGTGAGCTGGAGTTCTGGTTCTCCATGGTCAAGGTCACCGCGATCATCGGCATGATCCTGATCTGCGCCGGCATCCTGACGATCGGCTTCTCCGACGCCGGCAAGACCGCCTCGGTCAGCCACCTGTGGAACGACGGCGGCTTCTTCCCGCACGGCGTCGGCAGCACGCTGATGACCCTGCAGATGGTCATGTTCGCCTTCCTCGCCGTCGAGCTGGTCGGTGTCACCGCGGGCGAGTCCAAGGACCCCAAGAAGGTGCTGCCGAAGGCGATCAACACCGTGCCGTGGCGCATCGCCGTCTTCTACGTCGGCGCGCTGATCATGATCCTGTCGGTCGTGCCGTGGACCAACTTCCACCCGGGTGTCAGCCCGTTCGTGGCCGCCTTCCAGAAGATGGGCCTCGCCGCCGGCGCCGGCATCGTGAACTTCGTCGTCCTCACGGCCGCCCTGTCCTCCTGCAACTCCGGTATGTACTCCACCGGCCGCATGCTGCGTGACCTGGCGCTCAACAGCCAGGGCCCGAAGTTCTTCACCAAGCTGACGCGCAGCGGCACCCCGCTGGCCGGCACCACGTTCTCCGCCGCGCTGATGCTGGTCGGCGTCTGGATCAACTACCAGTGGCCGGGCAAGGCGTTCGACTACGTGGTGTCCTTCGCGACCATCTCCGGCATGTGGGCCTGGATCGTCATCCTGATCTGCCAGATCCGCTACCGGGCGAAGGCGAACCGCGGGGAGCTGCCGCAGAGCGAGTTCCGCGCGCCGGGCGCGCCGTACACCAGCGTCTTCGCGCTGCTGTTCATCTTCATGGTGATCGTGCTCATGGGTATCGACAAGGATGCCCGGGTCTCGCTGTACTGTGCTCCGCTGTGGGGCGCGATCCTCGGCGTCTCCTACTGGGCGCTCAAGCGCCGCAACCCGGAGGCCGCGGCCTTCCGCAAGCGCTGAGCACCATAAGGCCAACGGAAAGGACGTCCGGCCGGCGAGGGTACTCGTGGCATCCTCGCCGGTCGCCGCTCAGGACGTCCAGCATGTGGGCCGTCCCGTACCACACCTCGGTACGGGGCGGCCCCTCTGCTTATCCTGACCGTCATGCTGACCATCACCCAGGCCCTCTACGACCAGATCGTCGCCCACGCGCGCGAGGACCACCCCGACGAGGCGTGCGGCATGGTCGCCGGCCCCGCGGGCGCCGGCCGCCCCGAGCGGTTCATCCCGATGCTGAACGCGGCCCGCTCGCCCACGTTCTACGAGTTCGACTCGCAGGACCTGCTCAAGCTCTACCGCGAGCTGGACGACCGCGACGAGGAGCCGGTGATCATCTACCACTCGCACACCGCGACCGAGGCGTACCCCTCCCGGACCGACATCTCCTACGCCAACGAGCCCGGCGCCCACTACGTCCTCGTCTCCACCGCCGACACCGACGGCCTCGGCGATTTCCAGTTCCGCTCGTTCCGGATCCTGGACGGCGAGGTCACCGAGGAGGAGGTCAAGGTCGTAGAGGGGTACTGATCCCGCGATTCGGTCAGAATTCATCCAGCATGCGAGATCACACTCCGATGCCGGGACCGGGAATCGTTACGATGAGCCCATGGTTCTGTACGACGTGAGCGAGAAGGCGCCGGGCACGCTGCTCGTGGCGCGGCTGCACGTCGACCTGTGCAGGCTGAACAGCGCCATCTGTTGATTCCCCCTGCCGCCGTTCGGCCCGTGTGCCGCGGCGGGCCGCCGCACGCCCGAACCGACGACACCTTCCGACAGGAGCCCTGAGCCATGGCCATCGAGGTCCGCATCCCGACCATCCTCCGCCAGTACACCGACGGTCAGAAGGCGGTGGAGGGCAGCGGTGACACCCTCGCCGCGCTGCTCGCCGACCTCGAACGCCGGCACACGGGCATCCAGGCCCGCATCGTGGACGGCGACCAGCTGCGCCGGTTCGTGAACGTCTACCTGAACGACGAGGACGTCCGCTTCCTGGACGGCATCAACACCAAGCTGTCCGACGGCGACAACGTGACGATCCTGCCGGCCGTCGCCGGCGGCATGCGCTGACCGGTCGCTGAGCAGCGATGCGCTACGACTCCCCGCTGGCCGCGGTGGGCAACACCCCGTTGGTGCGCCTGCCGCGACTCTCGCCGTCCGCCGACGTCCGGATCTGGGCCAAGCTGGAGGACCGCAACCCCACCGGCTCGGTCAAGGACCGCCCCGCGCTGCACATGATCGAGCAGGCGGAGAAGGACGGCCGGCTCACCCCGGGCTGCACGATCCTCGAACCCACCTCCGGCAACACCGGCATCTCTCTCGCCATGGCGGCCAAGCTCAAGGGCTACCGCATGGTGTGCGTGATGCCGGAGAACACCTCGCAGGAGCGCCGGGACCTGCTCGGCATGTGGGGCGCCGAGATCATCTCCTCGCCGGCCGCGGGCGGCTCCAACACCGCCGTACGCGTGGCCAAGGAGCTGGCGGCGGAGCATCCCGACTGGGTGATGCTCTATCAGTACGGCAACCCGGACAACGCGGGTGCCCACTACGCCACCACCGGCCCGGAGATCCTCGCCGACCTGCCCTCCATCACCCACTTCGTGGCGGGCCTCGGCACCACCGGCACCCTGATGGGTGTCGGCCGCTATCTGCGCGAGCACAAGCCGGGCGTCCAGATCGTCGCCGCCGAACCGCGCTACGACGACCTGGTGTACGGCCTGCGCAACCTCGATGAGGGCTTCGTGCCGGAGCTGTACGACGCCTCCGTGCTGACCTCCCGCTTCTCGGTCGGCTCGGCCGACGCGGTCACCCGCACCCGTGAACTCCTGCAGCAGGAGGGCATCTTCGCGGGTGTCTCCACCGGCGCCGCCCTGCACGCGGCGATCGGTGTGGGCAGGAAGGCGGTCAAGGCGGGGGAGAGCGCCGACATCGTCTTCATCGTGGCCGACGGTGGCTGGAAGTATCTGTCCACCGGCGTCTACACGGCGGCCACCACCGAGGAAGCCATCGAGACGCTGCAGGGCCAGCTCTGGGCGTGATGCCGCCGTTATCAGAACCGTCCGTTCCGCATCAAGCGGTGATCCAGCCCCCTCTCTCATGAGGGGGCTAAACCATTCCTATGGCAGGGCAAAGAAAACCGCCCGGTACTGCCGGTGGTGCCGGAGCCGGAGCTACGTTCCTCCCCACACCCTGTCATGTCACGCTCACCCGGTGCCATGACGGGTGTCTGTGAGTGTCATGCTCATGACTGCGCGGTTCCACCGCCGCTACGCGCGTCACGGGCTGCCAATCCAGTGCGCATCCCCACGTCAACCGGAGGCAGTACCCCATGCGTGAGTCACGCCTGAGCAAGCGGAGACGGAGCCTGCGAAGACTCCTCGTCGTCTCCTTCCCCGCCCTCACCCTCACCGTCGCCGGGCTCGTCGCGGCACCGACGGCCGGCGCGCAGAGCGCCACGGCCCACCCGCACGGCACCAAGGTCACGCAGAACAACAAGGCGCTGACCGCACCCGAGCGGCAGACCTACCACTCCACCGGCAAGGCCGGCCAGAAGGTGCCCACGGCGCACCTGTGCGCCACCGCCGAGCCGGGCCACGCGTCCTGCTTCGCCCAGCGCCGCACCGACATCAAGCAGCGCCTCGCCTCGGCGCTCGCCGCCGCGGCCCCCTCCGGCCTCTCCCCGGCCAACCTGCACAGTGCCTACAACCTGCCCACCACGGGCGGTTCCGGCATGACCGTCGCCATCGTCGACGCCTACAACGACCCCAACGCCGAGTCGGACCTGGGCACTTACCGCTCCACCTACGGCCTGTCGTCCTGCACCAAGGCCAACGGCTGCTTCAAGCAGGTCAGCCAGACCGGCTCCACCACCTCGCTGCCGACCAACGACACCGGCTGGGCCGGCGAAGAGGCCCTCGACCTCGACATGGTCAGCGCGGTCTGCCCGAACTGCAACATCATCCTGGTCGAGGCCAACTCCGCGACCGACTCCGACCTCGGCACCGCCGAGAACGAGGCCGTCGCGCTCGGCGCCAAGGTCGTCTCCAACAGCTGGGGCGGCTCCGAGTCCTCCGCCCAGACCGGCGAGGACACCCAGTACTTCAAGCACCCGGGCGTCGCGATCACCGTCTCCTCCGGTGACTCCGCCTACGGCGCCGAGTACCCGGCGACCTCCCAGTACGTGACCGCCGTCGGCGGCACCGCGCTCACCACCTCCTCCAACTCCCGCGGCTGGAGCGAGTCGGTGTGGCACACCAGCTCCACCGAGGGCACCGGCTCCGGCTGCTCCGCCTACGACCCGAAGCCGAGCTGGCAGACCGACAGCGGCTGCTCCAAGCGCATGGAGGCCGACGTCTCCGCCGTCGCCGACCCGGCCACCGGCGTCGCGGTCTACGACACCTACGGCGGCACCGGCTGGGCGGTCTACGGCGGCACCAGCGCCTCCGCCCCGATCGTCGCCGGCGTCTACGCCCTCGCGGGCACCCCGGGCTCCAGTGACTACCCGGCGAAGTACCCGTACCAGCACACGGGCAACCTGTACGACGTCACCAGCGGCAACAACGGCAGCTGCTCCCCGTCGTACTTCTGCACCGCGGGCACCGGCTACGACGGCCCGACCGGCTGGGGCACCCCGAACGGCACCGCCGCCTTCACCGCCGGCTCCAGCAGCGGCAACACGGTGACCGTCACCAATCCCGGCAGCCAGTCCACCACCACCGGAAGCGCGGTCAGCCTGCAGATCAAGGCCAGCGACAGCGCGGGCGCGGCCCTCACCTACAGCGCCTCCGGCCTGCCGACCGGCCTGTCCATCAACAGCTCCACCGGCCTGATCTCCGGTACGGCGTCCACGGCCGGCACCTACCAGGTCACGGTCACCGCGAAGGACTCCACCGGCGCCTCCGGTTCGACCTCCTTCACCTGGACCGTCGGCTCCGGCGGTGGCGGCTGCACCTCGTCCCAGCTGCTGGCCAACCCCGGCTTCGAGTCGGGCAGCACCGGCTGGACCTCGACCAGCGGCGTGATCACCAACGACACCGGTGAGGCGGCGCACGGCGGCTCGTACTACGCCTGGCTCGACGGCTACGGCTCCTCGCACACCGACACGCTGTCCCAGTCGGTGACGATCCCGGCCGGCTGCAAGGCCACGCTCAGCTTCTACCTGCACATCGACACCGCGGAGACCGGCAGCACCGCGTACGACAAGCTGACGGTGACCGCCGGTTCGACCACCCTGGCGTCGTACTCGAACCTCAACGCGGGCTCCGGTTACGCGCAGAAGACCTTCGACCTGTCCTCGCTGGCGGGCCAGACGGTCACCCTGAAGTTCAACGGCGTGGAGGACTCCTCGCTGCAGACCAGCTTCGTCGTGGACGACACCGCCCTGACGACCAGCTGATCCGTCCCGTCCGAACCACCATCTGAACCACCCAGTGATCCCGCACGCGGAAACAGTCCGCGTGCGGGATCCGTTCGTCGTGCTGCTACGTCTCATCTGCACCAGGCGGCCGACCCCCCGCGGCCACGGCAGAAAGGCGAACCCCATGCGCCGTACCACGACCCCCCTCGCCCTCGCGGCGGCAGCACTGCTCCTCGCCGGCTGCGGCTCGCAGAGCGGCTCGGACAACGCGAGCGGCAGCGGCAAGGTGTCGCCGTCGTCGTCCCCCGCGTCCCCCGCACCGACCAAGGGCGGCTGCGCGGCCGACGTGCAGCTGAAGGCCGCGGACGGCGGCCGCACCGTGTGCGTGACCAAGGGCGGCGAGGTCCGCCTGACCCTGAAGGGCACCAAGTCCCGTCCCTGGAAGCCGGTCGCGGTGAGCGGCAGCGCGCTCAAGGGCATGAACGCCGGCTTCGTCCTCCAGCCCGGGGACGCCACCGCCGCGTACCACGCCGTGACGGCCGGCACCGTGAAACTGACGTCCTCCCGCCCCCTGTGCGCCCAGCCGACGGCTCCGGGTCAGCTCTCCTGCAAGGGCATCCAGGAGTGGACAGTCACGGTGACCGTGCAGTGATCAGCCGGCCAGGTGCCGCACCTGGTCCCACAACACCGGGTCGACCACCCCGACCCGGCGCCGGAAGTCGCCGACGGGCACTTCGCGCAGCTCGTCCGTCTCCAGGAAGCTGGGGCGGCCGCGGGCGTCGCCGACCGCGCCGGGCGGGAGCGGGATCACCCCGGCGCGTTCGTCGTGGTACTTGCTGGTGATCTTCGCGACCGTGGCCCGGTTCCCGCGCACGGCCAGCACCAGACAGGGCCGGTCCTTGACCTCGGCGTGGTCCTCGTAAGGGACGTCCGCCCACCAGATGTCCCCGGGGGCCGGCCGGGCGGCCTGTCGCGGGTGCGTTCCCGCGCGGCCGAGCGGCCTGAGGCGGCGTCCGGCGGGCCGGCGACCGCGCCCCCAGCCGTCTATGAGCGTGGCGACCAGCGCGAGCAGTACGACCGCCGCGAGCGCCAGCCACCAGGACGTGTCCATACGACGACGTTACCGGCGCGCGCCGAGGATCGCGCGCCCTCTGATGAACCTTCTGCGCCCCGGGTCCAGCCGAACCGGTGACAGCACAGGTGAGTTCGCCCACAACGGCCCTTTGCGGAGGAGCGACCCGTGCTTTCGCGCCTTACGCTCGACAAACCGCACGACCCCCGTTTCCTGCCCTTTTGATCTTCGCCGCCTGATCTTTCCGCCAACGGAGGTTTCTGCTTCATGAAGCTCACCGTCGTCGGCTGCTCGGGGTCGTTCCCGTCCGCGGAATCGGCCTGCTCGAGCTACCTCGTCGAGGCCGACGGCTTCCGGCTGCTTCTCGACATGGGCAACGGCGCCCTGGGCGAGCTGCAGCGCCACTGCGGTCTCTACGACCTCGACGCGATCTTCCTGAGCCATCTGCACGCCGATCACTGCATCGACATGCTCGCGTACTTCGTCGCGCGCTACTACCGC contains:
- a CDS encoding MoaD/ThiS family protein, whose product is MAIEVRIPTILRQYTDGQKAVEGSGDTLAALLADLERRHTGIQARIVDGDQLRRFVNVYLNDEDVRFLDGINTKLSDGDNVTILPAVAGGMR
- a CDS encoding M67 family metallopeptidase translates to MLTITQALYDQIVAHAREDHPDEACGMVAGPAGAGRPERFIPMLNAARSPTFYEFDSQDLLKLYRELDDRDEEPVIIYHSHTATEAYPSRTDISYANEPGAHYVLVSTADTDGLGDFQFRSFRILDGEVTEEEVKVVEGY
- a CDS encoding putative leader peptide; this translates as MVLYDVSEKAPGTLLVARLHVDLCRLNSAIC
- a CDS encoding putative Ig domain-containing protein, giving the protein MRESRLSKRRRSLRRLLVVSFPALTLTVAGLVAAPTAGAQSATAHPHGTKVTQNNKALTAPERQTYHSTGKAGQKVPTAHLCATAEPGHASCFAQRRTDIKQRLASALAAAAPSGLSPANLHSAYNLPTTGGSGMTVAIVDAYNDPNAESDLGTYRSTYGLSSCTKANGCFKQVSQTGSTTSLPTNDTGWAGEEALDLDMVSAVCPNCNIILVEANSATDSDLGTAENEAVALGAKVVSNSWGGSESSAQTGEDTQYFKHPGVAITVSSGDSAYGAEYPATSQYVTAVGGTALTTSSNSRGWSESVWHTSSTEGTGSGCSAYDPKPSWQTDSGCSKRMEADVSAVADPATGVAVYDTYGGTGWAVYGGTSASAPIVAGVYALAGTPGSSDYPAKYPYQHTGNLYDVTSGNNGSCSPSYFCTAGTGYDGPTGWGTPNGTAAFTAGSSSGNTVTVTNPGSQSTTTGSAVSLQIKASDSAGAALTYSASGLPTGLSINSSTGLISGTASTAGTYQVTVTAKDSTGASGSTSFTWTVGSGGGGCTSSQLLANPGFESGSTGWTSTSGVITNDTGEAAHGGSYYAWLDGYGSSHTDTLSQSVTIPAGCKATLSFYLHIDTAETGSTAYDKLTVTAGSTTLASYSNLNAGSGYAQKTFDLSSLAGQTVTLKFNGVEDSSLQTSFVVDDTALTTS
- a CDS encoding cysteine synthase; the protein is MRYDSPLAAVGNTPLVRLPRLSPSADVRIWAKLEDRNPTGSVKDRPALHMIEQAEKDGRLTPGCTILEPTSGNTGISLAMAAKLKGYRMVCVMPENTSQERRDLLGMWGAEIISSPAAGGSNTAVRVAKELAAEHPDWVMLYQYGNPDNAGAHYATTGPEILADLPSITHFVAGLGTTGTLMGVGRYLREHKPGVQIVAAEPRYDDLVYGLRNLDEGFVPELYDASVLTSRFSVGSADAVTRTRELLQQEGIFAGVSTGAALHAAIGVGRKAVKAGESADIVFIVADGGWKYLSTGVYTAATTEEAIETLQGQLWA
- a CDS encoding type II toxin-antitoxin system PemK/MazF family toxin; this translates as MDTSWWLALAAVVLLALVATLIDGWGRGRRPAGRRLRPLGRAGTHPRQAARPAPGDIWWADVPYEDHAEVKDRPCLVLAVRGNRATVAKITSKYHDERAGVIPLPPGAVGDARGRPSFLETDELREVPVGDFRRRVGVVDPVLWDQVRHLAG